The following proteins are encoded in a genomic region of Cricetulus griseus strain 17A/GY chromosome 7, alternate assembly CriGri-PICRH-1.0, whole genome shotgun sequence:
- the Gip gene encoding gastric inhibitory polypeptide isoform X2 — translation MVAMKICSLLLVLLFLAVGLGEKEEAQFRSHARFGSPRPRGPRYAEGTFISDYSIALDKIRQQDFVNWLLAQKGKKNDWKHNITQREARAVELAGQSQRNEETEGQQR, via the exons ATGGTGGCTATGAAGATCTGCTCTCTGCTGCTAGTGCTCCTCTTCCTGGCGGTCGGgctgggagaaaaagaagaggctcAATTCAG GTCCCATGCTAGATTTGGTAGCCCCCGGCCTCGAGGCCCGAGGTATGCAGAGGGGACTTTCATTAGCGATTACAGCATTGCGTTGGACAAGATCCGCCAACAAGATTTTGTGAACTGGCTGTTGGCccagaaggggaagaagaatgA CTGGAAACACAACATCACCCAGAGAGAGGCCCGGGCTGTGGAGCTGGCAGGACAATCTCAGAGAAAtgaggagacagagggacagcAGAGGTGA